CCTCTCGGGCGCAAACCTCCTCGTGCTTGGCCCGCCCGGCTCCGGCAAGACGAGCCTTGCCAAGGACGTCTGGGAGCTCTTTCCCAAGGAGGTCCTCGCCGTGGAGGGCTGCCCCGTCCAGGACGATCCCTTCTCGCTCATCGACCGCGACTTCGCGCGTCTCGTGCCGCCGTGCCCGTACTGCCGCGTGCGGCACGGCGGCGTCTCGCTGAAGACGCTTGGGCACTTCGACCCCGCCGCCGTCGACCCCGCCTCGGTGCCCGTCGCCAAGATCCGGCTTCGCGAAGGCTACGGCCTCGCGCGCATCCAGGGCTCGCCCGAGGTCTTCCCGGACAACCTCACGGGCACGATCAACCTCGCCAAGCTCGAGGAGATCGGCGACCCGACAAGCCCGCTTGTGTTCGAGCCGGGGAAGCTCCTGCAGGCCAACCGCGGCCTCCTCCTCATCGACGAGATCGGGAAGCTCCCCCGCGGCACCCAGAACGTGCTCCTGCAGGCGCTCCAGGAGAACATCGTCTCGCCCGCGAAGACGCGCGAGACCTTCCCCGCGAGCTTTGTCGCCATCACGACGAGCAACCTTGGCGACCTCGACAACGTGAACGAGCCCCTCTCCGATCGCTTGGCCAACCTCCACGTGCCCTTCAACCGGAGCCCCGCCAAGAACCGCCGCATCGTCGACATGGCGCTTGCCGGCCAGGACGAGGTGTGGGTTTCAGGCGTGCTCCGCGACGCCGCCGTCGTCCTCGTCCAGGACTGGCGCCGCGCGGCCGAGGGCGTGCGCGAGCTCGACGAGGTCGGAAGCAACCGCGCGATGGTCGAGATCCTCCGCCGAAGCGCGAGCTACGCGCTGCTTGACGCGCGCGCCGAGGCCTCCTCGACCGACTTCCGGCGCGGGGCCGCCGACGCCATGCGCGGCCGCATCCGCGCCCGCGGCGGCGAGTCGTGGGACGAGAACCGCGCCACCGTGGACGCCTTCCTCGAGCGCCACTGGAAGGA
The window above is part of the Candidatus Thermoplasmatota archaeon genome. Proteins encoded here:
- a CDS encoding ATP-binding protein, with translation MAAVTAKTLLEQQQRPRLPRDVLRDTIRERLSELRGKGHAEAEAYQTLFPRTILDDDVLEVLTASLLSGANLLVLGPPGSGKTSLAKDVWELFPKEVLAVEGCPVQDDPFSLIDRDFARLVPPCPYCRVRHGGVSLKTLGHFDPAAVDPASVPVAKIRLREGYGLARIQGSPEVFPDNLTGTINLAKLEEIGDPTSPLVFEPGKLLQANRGLLLIDEIGKLPRGTQNVLLQALQENIVSPAKTRETFPASFVAITTSNLGDLDNVNEPLSDRLANLHVPFNRSPAKNRRIVDMALAGQDEVWVSGVLRDAAVVLVQDWRRAAEGVRELDEVGSNRAMVEILRRSASYALLDARAEASSTDFRRGAADAMRGRIRARGGESWDENRATVDAFLERHWKEAGRRAAVAWWCGFFENELKGDKAEAERVIREARETLRTPESAQKALAGDGAKTKRLAGWVRSVETSVAKADLAARTRHVFRLLEDFGTFERTDWTEQLAAAQKA